In Sesamum indicum cultivar Zhongzhi No. 13 linkage group LG8, S_indicum_v1.0, whole genome shotgun sequence, the sequence gTATTACACTTATTCGGTGatattttatgaacaaattcAGGATTACGAATTCAAATAGTATCAGATGTATGTATTTGTTtcctttataatttattttattattattaattagttatattaatgtatttattaaattaatataatgctaaattcatcaaaataccccgtaaaatatcaaatcaaatatgaCCTTAGCAGCCTAGACTAAATCTAAATGTAGATATAACCAAGAAACACACATGCATGCAAGTTGCAACCTTTGCAAACACATATAAATACCTAACACATCTTTGCTTAAGAGATTATTCTATCTATCCCCCACCACATAGTCCACAACTAATTTgcatatataaaccaacacatcCCTCAAACATCCTTACCTATTTCAAAAACCAACTTCCCCTCCGAATCCAACATGTCCGATCTTAGACAAAGATCGTCAATCTCCAACCTCGACTcgccaccgccaccgccaccgccaccgccaTCGCGGCCTTCACAAAGCATGCTCTCTCAAGCGCTAGAGAGCTCGGCACACCTGGCCAACCTCCTCCCCACCGGCACCTTATTGGCATTTCAACTCCTAACGCCTGTCTTCACCAACAACGGCTCGTGCGACATGGTAACACGAAACATGACGTTGGTTCTGTTGTTCATACTAGCTTTTTCTTGCTTCCTCGCGTCGTTCACGGACAGCATCAAGGCCTCGGACGGCCAAGTCTATTACGGTTTCGCTACGTCTAGAGGGATGTGGCTGTTTGATTACCCTACCGTAGCAGCGTCGGGGCCGGCGATTGAGCTGAGCAAGTACCGGTTACGTCTAGTTGATTTGGTGCACGCGGTGCTGTCCGTGCTCGTGTTTGCTGCGGTGGCTTTGAGGGACAAGAATGTGGTGAGCTGCTTGTATCCGAGTCCAGGGCATGAGGTTCAGGAGGTGTTGGACATTGTTCCTATGGGAATTGGGCTGATTTCGAGTTTGTTGTTTGTGATTTTCCCCACCAAACGACATGGTATTGGGTACCCTATTACACGGGACCGCTGATTCTTTTGTTCTTGATATGGCGTTCGATTCGATTCATTGGTGtattatggtaatttgatgtatgttgaaaatatttatctcaattatgtttaatgtattcctattttgattaataaattattattcttaattataacaatttaattttttaaataatgtgtCATTTAATAATGTTTCAGACcacttaaataattaagcataGCCCTGCTAACTTCGAAATTAAAAGGCCtgtgttaaaatattaatattaaatgatttctCATGTACACTGTCTAAATATTAAGATGTAGAGGATGTTTGGGGAACTTATTTAATAtgtcttataagatatttttagaatttataagatgAAAGTAGGATATTCTATGTTGATTGTTATAGTACTTTgagctttaataaaaataggaaTATCATTTACAACAggctcttttaaaatttgcctaaattataagtaccttctcgtttttgaaaaattacaaatactctcttACAATGAGCTGTCacaaggggtatttgtaaatttAGAAGATAAtgataactttttaaataatagtagaatatttataattatgataaattttaaaaaaaaatcaattataattcatcttatatattaaaaaaaaaagaaattacagatAGGAAGAATCCATCAAAAATGGTGGACttcgaattaaatatatgtagtCTCCTGGTGTAgcagtttataattttaaatttgagaaagaaagaCCAAGTTCAGATAAGGACAGACACTGCAACAATGTCTCAATCATGAAGCAATTAGGGGAAtcgaaataattaattgcaaGAAACTGACAATTATTTCACATATGtttcattatataattgttgCCTTAccagaaatatattaattatgtatgtGGACAACCGAGGcctatataaattaatgtccAAACTAAGTTTGAATTTCGTGTAAAACATGAAACAACGCAGACATGAAtcatttttaaacttttgatCCACCAAGGAACTCCCTCAATGAACTACCCATCCAACCAAGCATACATACCTAACACATTTTTCCTTACCAAAAGTCTTCCATCCCACGACTATTTATACATACCAAACATCCATACCTATTTCAAATATCCACGCACAACAAAACTTCCCAAAACATGTCGTCCCTTAGACAAAGATCATCCACTACTCCGGTCGACAACGATGTCGACTTGCTACCACCACCCCCACCGCCGCCACGGCCTTCACAAAGCGCTCTCTCTCAAGCCTTAGAGAGCTCGGCCCACCTAGCCAACCTCCTCCCTACCGGCACCCTATTGGCGTTTCAACTCCTAATGCCTATCTTCACCAACAACGGTGTGTGCGACATGGCCACACGTCCGATGACGTTGGGTTTGTTGTTCGTGCTAGCTCTTTCTTGCTTTCTAGCGTCGTTCACCGACAGCATCAAGGCCTCGGACGGCCAAGTCTATTATGGTTTCGCTACGTTTAGAGGGATGTGGCTGTTTGATTACTTGAATGCAGAGAGCTCAGGGCTGCCGGCCGAGCTGAGCAAGTACCGGTTGGGTTTCATTGACTTCGTCCATGCGGTGCTGTCCGTGCTTGTGTTCGCTGCTGTGGCGTTGAGGGACAAGAATGTGGTGAGCTGCTTGTATCCGAGTCCAGGGCATGAGGTTCAGGAGGTGTTGGACATTGTTCCTATTGGAATTGGGCTGATTTCGAGTCTGATGTTTGTGATATTTCCGACCAAAAGGCATGGTATTGGGTACCCGGTTACACGGGACCGATGATTTTTCCTTCTTGATATGGTGTTTGATTCATCGTGTATTGGTAATTTGAtgtatgttgaattttttatgttgttgttGTCTGAATTATGTTGAATGTTAATTAAGGCAGCTGGATTGTAGCGTAACGGCATGAAATTCAACTGAGTAACTTGAAAGAAGAAGCAAGGATTGATGTCATCGACACAACATTAACCAAGTACCCAAGAAATTAGGAGTGCGAAATATGTAATTGCCAGCAAGCAATCGAGGTATTATTGACTAGCTAGCATGCATGCATATTCCTACAAGATTCCCATTCCCAGATTATTACATCATAAGCTCCTTATTTACAATATTGGAGCAAAAACGACCAAGACACAAACACTACTCTCCAATTCACATGACCTTAAACAAACATAATTCCACCAGAAATGGCTGCCTAATTGGCCCCTCCAAACTTTCTAATTCTCCTTTCGAATTAGTGTAAATTACAGGGGCCTAAttctatcatatttattaattataattataaataaatcttaattatttgaaaaattataaatgcttCTTAAAATTAACGGCCGTTCAACAAATACTTCGTCTTGACAGTTAATTGGAAAAGGATACTATTTGTTAGACTGTTGTTAATTCTgagtgattatttataatttttcaaataataagggaatactcgtaattatgacaaaatttcaaaggagattattataatttacgtTTAGAATTATGTATACATTTTGattatgtgtatttatatatatatattaacctCTCCGATTATTTTAATGATGGACCTCAAAATAATGTGACaatataagtacaaaatagtaaagttcaagatatatatatatatatatatatataactttgtGTGATGTGATCGTCTGCGATGCAGGTTAGGTTAAtttaggtaatttttcaactcaatttaatatttgtgatttttaaaaaatttagtctAAGCCGAACTCGACAATCATTAAAATCGTACTTTGCGGTCTAATTACAAGATTGGGGTGGATTTTACGATTTTTAGTATAGAATTAATCacttgtataattataataatattttatgacaatttatgcttttagtataattatttaccataatcAATGCATTTTTCTACAGTGATAGTtagcaaaaatatgaaaatataatatatcaattatgaTATGTGAAACATACatggttatatatttactatagaagaataaaaataaatgtaaaaaacttacctatttttttaataagactGTGAAAAGGCCCTTATttcgaattaaattataaattaaactgaccataataatatataaatattaaaaaaaatattataatttaatatttgttggtttttttaattatggtttAATAGTTgtagttaaatattttcagtaagcctcatacattttcaataaatattactcTACCTTGATGATCACATTACataaacaaacaacaaaaataatagacATTGTCCCATAGATTACttttg encodes:
- the LOC105169422 gene encoding uncharacterized protein LOC105169422 — encoded protein: MSDLRQRSSISNLDSPPPPPPPPPSRPSQSMLSQALESSAHLANLLPTGTLLAFQLLTPVFTNNGSCDMVTRNMTLVLLFILAFSCFLASFTDSIKASDGQVYYGFATSRGMWLFDYPTVAASGPAIELSKYRLRLVDLVHAVLSVLVFAAVALRDKNVVSCLYPSPGHEVQEVLDIVPMGIGLISSLLFVIFPTKRHGIGYPITRDR
- the LOC105169096 gene encoding uncharacterized protein LOC105169096; the encoded protein is MSSLRQRSSTTPVDNDVDLLPPPPPPPRPSQSALSQALESSAHLANLLPTGTLLAFQLLMPIFTNNGVCDMATRPMTLGLLFVLALSCFLASFTDSIKASDGQVYYGFATFRGMWLFDYLNAESSGLPAELSKYRLGFIDFVHAVLSVLVFAAVALRDKNVVSCLYPSPGHEVQEVLDIVPIGIGLISSLMFVIFPTKRHGIGYPVTRDR